In Chrysoperla carnea chromosome 2, inChrCarn1.1, whole genome shotgun sequence, the following proteins share a genomic window:
- the LOC123294181 gene encoding eye-specific diacylglycerol kinase isoform X1, giving the protein MHIKITTCPSFKLPNFCTSYSKWKGQYKMSQIIPGLNYDKKKGAWGDRPPTPLPYGRYRVESERRAVGDAGVGGDAISRGIRCTPDWTENAVNGDHLWVPTSVSGDFCYVGDADCTKHGSRMKCSACNVVVHMNCIGVLMDRIKFTCKPTFRDVGIRQYREQTSIHHHWVHRRSEKGKCKQCGKSFQSKLSFSSKEIVAISCSWCKSAYHNKESCFNIQRIGEECNLGVQQSIIVPPSWIVKLPRRGSFKSSLRKSPKKKSASKKRNREQKDQKDQKTFVIKPIPSTVTPVIVFINPKSGGNQGLKLLQKFQWLLNPRQVFDLTQGGPKMGLELFRKAPNLRVLACGGDGTVGWVLSILDQIQIVPQPAVGVLPLGTGNDLARALGWGGGYTDEPISKILANIGESDTILLDRWELNVEKNPDAEPNEDGKDNLPLNVVNNYFSLGVDAHIALEFHEAREAHPEKFNSRLRNKMFYGQAGGKDLLKRKWKGLAEFVKLECDGKDLTPKLKEHKVHAIVFLNIPSYGGGTHPWNRSGGSVEPATDDGMIEVVGLTTYQLPLLQAGGHGTCITQCKSANIITSKTIPMQVDGEACKLKPSIIKMTLLNKATMLAKRRGAKSNTPQATLDQMKINVQRISMIDYEQHHYDKELLTQAAFTVGLIEVNPASDLEQVRAQINKMCTDNPEAPKLNPDWCFVDSCTAERFFRVDRAQEHLHYITDIAADSLFILDTGTGTIPQTPDDETALPSPSSNHQYSIPEMKVSDESLDSPSGDKSKSLDSVDSKDTKENSLDQADELTSEQKADVKIIESTQSAVNGKIPQDFTNENTSINYKSIHEKLFGLGEDVFGYSNLLEKTTDGILKAAKLGDLKMLKELHSQGYSLLSIDSQGQTALHYGARYGHKDIVKYLIASAPTSILNMADNDKGQTALHKAASYKRRSICCMLVAGGASLTIRDHRGATPRLLALAAEDNELAAYLESQEHFQLVSEDLETVV; this is encoded by the exons acGAGCAGTTGGAGATGCCGGCGTTGGTGGAGATGCGATATCCCGTGGCATACGGTGCACTCCTGATTGGACCGAAAATGCCGTTAACGGTGATCACTTATGGGTACCCACCTCCGTTTCCGGTGATTTCTGCTACGTTGGCGATGCTGACTGTACA AAACATGGATCACGTATGAAATGTTCCGCATGTAATGTTGTGGTCCATATGAATTGCATTGGCGTGTTAATGGATCGTATAAAATTCACCTGCAAACCAACATTTCGTGATGTGGGTATACGTCAATATCGTGAACAAACATCCATACATCATCATTGGGTGCATCGGCGGTCTGAGAAAGGGAAATGTAAGCAGTGTGGCAAG TCATTTCAATCGAAATTATCATTTAGTTCCAAGGAAATTGTTGCAATCAGTTGTTCATGGTGTAAATCTGCGTATCATAACAAAGAATCATGTTTCAATATCCAACGAATTGGTGAAGAATGTAACTTAGGTGTTCAACAAAGTATCATAGTTCCTCCATCATGGATTGTAAAACTACCACGGCGTGGTAGTTTTAAATCCAGTTTACGAAAATCTCCTAAAAAGAAGAGTGCAAGTAAAAAACGTAATCGTGAACAAAAAGACCAAAAAgatcaaaaaacatttgtaataaaacctATACCATCAACTGTGACACCTgtcattgtttttataaatccaAAATCTGGTGGAAATCAAGGcttaaaattacttcaaaaattcCAATGGTTACTGAATCCGAGACAAGTGTTTGATTTAACACAAGGTGGTCCAAAAATGGGCTTAGAATTATTTCGAAAAGCGCCTAATTTACGAGTACTAGCATGTGGTGGGGATGGTACCGTAGGATGGGTATTATCTATATTGGATCAAATACAAATTGTTCCACAACCAGCTGTGGGCGTGTTACCTCTTGGTACTGGAAATGATTTGGCTAGAGCTCTTGGTTGGGGTGGTGGCTATACCGATGAaccaatttcgaaaattttagcaaatattGGAGAGAGTGATACGATATTATTGGATAGATGGGaattaaatgttgaaaaaaatccGGATGCTGAACCAAATGAAGATGGTAAAGATAACCTACCCCTTAATgttgtaaacaattatttttcacttGGTGTTGATGCCCATATTGCCTTGGAATTTCATGAAGCCAGAG agGCACATCCAGAAAAATTCAATTCTCGATTacgaaataaaatgttttatggtCAAGCGGGTGGTAAAGATTTATTGAAACGTAAATGGAAAGGGCTAGCAGAATTTGTTAAATTAGAATGTGATGGAAAAGATTTAACACCAAAGCTAAAAGAACACAAAGTTCAtgcaattgtatttttaaacattccaaGTTATGGTGGCGGAACACATCCATGGAATCGATCTGGAGGTAGTGTTGAACCTGCAACTGATGATGGTATGATTGAAGTGGTCGGACTTACCACTTATCAACTG CCCTTGTTACAAGCTGGAGGTCATGGAACATGTATTACCCAATGTAAGAGTGCAAATATTATAACAAGTAAAACAATTCCAATGCAAGTTGATGGTGAAGCATGCAAATTGAAGCCTTCCATTATTAAAATGACACTACTCAATAAAGCGACAATGTTAGCGAAGCGAAGAGGTGCAAAATCGAATACTCC TCAAGCAACATTAGACCAAATGAAAATCAATGTCCAAAGAATCAGTATGATCGATTATGAGCAACATCACTACGACAAAGAACTTTTAACACAAGCTG CGTTTACGGTAGGATTAATTGAAGTGAATCCTGCATCCGATTTAGAACAAGTACGTGCACAGATTAACAAAATGTGTACGGACAATCCAGAAGCACCAAAACTAAATCCCGATTGGTGTTTTGTGGACT CTTGTACAGCAGAACGCTTTTTTCGAGTTGATCGAGCTCAAGAGCATTTACATTACATAACTGACATTGCTGCcgattcattatttattttggacACCGGTACTGGCACTATACCTCAAACACCAGACGACGAAACTGCTTTACCTTCACCGAGTTCAAATCATCAATACTCCATTCCAGAAATGAAAGTTag TGATGAGAGTTTAGATTCCCCAAGTGGTGATAAATCAAAATCACTAGATTCAGTAGATTCAAAGGATACAAAAGAGAATTCACTAGATCAAGCCGATGAATTAACGTCGGAACAAAAAGCGGATGTGAAGATTATCGAATCAACACAATCGGCGGTGAATGGAAAAATTCCACAAGACTTTACCAATGAAAATACCAGCATTAATTATAAAAG CattcatgaaaaattgtttgGATTAGGTGAAGACGTATTTGGTTATAG cAATCTCTTAGAAAAAACTACGGATGGAATACTTAAAGCGGCTAAATTAGGAGATCTTAAAATG CTAAAAGAACTACACTCTCAAGGATATTCCTTGTTATCCATTGATTCACAAGGGCAAACGGCATTACATTATGGTGCAAGATATGGTCATAaagatattgtaaaatatttgattgctaGTGCTCcaacatcaattttaaatatggcTGATAATGATAA ggGTCAAACAGCATTACATAAAGCTGCATCATACAAACGACGAAGTATATGCTGCATGTTGGTAGCTGGCGGTGCTTCGTTAACAATACGCGATCATCGTGGTGCCACCCCTCGCTTATTAGCCCTCGCAGCCGAAGATAATGAATTAGCTGCATATTTAGAAA gtcaaGAACATTTCCAACTTGTTTCTGAAGATCTAGAAACTGTTGTTTGA
- the LOC123294181 gene encoding eye-specific diacylglycerol kinase isoform X2, translating into MKCSACNVVVHMNCIGVLMDRIKFTCKPTFRDVGIRQYREQTSIHHHWVHRRSEKGKCKQCGKSFQSKLSFSSKEIVAISCSWCKSAYHNKESCFNIQRIGEECNLGVQQSIIVPPSWIVKLPRRGSFKSSLRKSPKKKSASKKRNREQKDQKDQKTFVIKPIPSTVTPVIVFINPKSGGNQGLKLLQKFQWLLNPRQVFDLTQGGPKMGLELFRKAPNLRVLACGGDGTVGWVLSILDQIQIVPQPAVGVLPLGTGNDLARALGWGGGYTDEPISKILANIGESDTILLDRWELNVEKNPDAEPNEDGKDNLPLNVVNNYFSLGVDAHIALEFHEAREAHPEKFNSRLRNKMFYGQAGGKDLLKRKWKGLAEFVKLECDGKDLTPKLKEHKVHAIVFLNIPSYGGGTHPWNRSGGSVEPATDDGMIEVVGLTTYQLPLLQAGGHGTCITQCKSANIITSKTIPMQVDGEACKLKPSIIKMTLLNKATMLAKRRGAKSNTPQATLDQMKINVQRISMIDYEQHHYDKELLTQAAFTVGLIEVNPASDLEQVRAQINKMCTDNPEAPKLNPDWCFVDSCTAERFFRVDRAQEHLHYITDIAADSLFILDTGTGTIPQTPDDETALPSPSSNHQYSIPEMKVSDESLDSPSGDKSKSLDSVDSKDTKENSLDQADELTSEQKADVKIIESTQSAVNGKIPQDFTNENTSINYKSIHEKLFGLGEDVFGYSNLLEKTTDGILKAAKLGDLKMLKELHSQGYSLLSIDSQGQTALHYGARYGHKDIVKYLIASAPTSILNMADNDKGQTALHKAASYKRRSICCMLVAGGASLTIRDHRGATPRLLALAAEDNELAAYLESQEHFQLVSEDLETVV; encoded by the exons ATGAAATGTTCCGCATGTAATGTTGTGGTCCATATGAATTGCATTGGCGTGTTAATGGATCGTATAAAATTCACCTGCAAACCAACATTTCGTGATGTGGGTATACGTCAATATCGTGAACAAACATCCATACATCATCATTGGGTGCATCGGCGGTCTGAGAAAGGGAAATGTAAGCAGTGTGGCAAG TCATTTCAATCGAAATTATCATTTAGTTCCAAGGAAATTGTTGCAATCAGTTGTTCATGGTGTAAATCTGCGTATCATAACAAAGAATCATGTTTCAATATCCAACGAATTGGTGAAGAATGTAACTTAGGTGTTCAACAAAGTATCATAGTTCCTCCATCATGGATTGTAAAACTACCACGGCGTGGTAGTTTTAAATCCAGTTTACGAAAATCTCCTAAAAAGAAGAGTGCAAGTAAAAAACGTAATCGTGAACAAAAAGACCAAAAAgatcaaaaaacatttgtaataaaacctATACCATCAACTGTGACACCTgtcattgtttttataaatccaAAATCTGGTGGAAATCAAGGcttaaaattacttcaaaaattcCAATGGTTACTGAATCCGAGACAAGTGTTTGATTTAACACAAGGTGGTCCAAAAATGGGCTTAGAATTATTTCGAAAAGCGCCTAATTTACGAGTACTAGCATGTGGTGGGGATGGTACCGTAGGATGGGTATTATCTATATTGGATCAAATACAAATTGTTCCACAACCAGCTGTGGGCGTGTTACCTCTTGGTACTGGAAATGATTTGGCTAGAGCTCTTGGTTGGGGTGGTGGCTATACCGATGAaccaatttcgaaaattttagcaaatattGGAGAGAGTGATACGATATTATTGGATAGATGGGaattaaatgttgaaaaaaatccGGATGCTGAACCAAATGAAGATGGTAAAGATAACCTACCCCTTAATgttgtaaacaattatttttcacttGGTGTTGATGCCCATATTGCCTTGGAATTTCATGAAGCCAGAG agGCACATCCAGAAAAATTCAATTCTCGATTacgaaataaaatgttttatggtCAAGCGGGTGGTAAAGATTTATTGAAACGTAAATGGAAAGGGCTAGCAGAATTTGTTAAATTAGAATGTGATGGAAAAGATTTAACACCAAAGCTAAAAGAACACAAAGTTCAtgcaattgtatttttaaacattccaaGTTATGGTGGCGGAACACATCCATGGAATCGATCTGGAGGTAGTGTTGAACCTGCAACTGATGATGGTATGATTGAAGTGGTCGGACTTACCACTTATCAACTG CCCTTGTTACAAGCTGGAGGTCATGGAACATGTATTACCCAATGTAAGAGTGCAAATATTATAACAAGTAAAACAATTCCAATGCAAGTTGATGGTGAAGCATGCAAATTGAAGCCTTCCATTATTAAAATGACACTACTCAATAAAGCGACAATGTTAGCGAAGCGAAGAGGTGCAAAATCGAATACTCC TCAAGCAACATTAGACCAAATGAAAATCAATGTCCAAAGAATCAGTATGATCGATTATGAGCAACATCACTACGACAAAGAACTTTTAACACAAGCTG CGTTTACGGTAGGATTAATTGAAGTGAATCCTGCATCCGATTTAGAACAAGTACGTGCACAGATTAACAAAATGTGTACGGACAATCCAGAAGCACCAAAACTAAATCCCGATTGGTGTTTTGTGGACT CTTGTACAGCAGAACGCTTTTTTCGAGTTGATCGAGCTCAAGAGCATTTACATTACATAACTGACATTGCTGCcgattcattatttattttggacACCGGTACTGGCACTATACCTCAAACACCAGACGACGAAACTGCTTTACCTTCACCGAGTTCAAATCATCAATACTCCATTCCAGAAATGAAAGTTag TGATGAGAGTTTAGATTCCCCAAGTGGTGATAAATCAAAATCACTAGATTCAGTAGATTCAAAGGATACAAAAGAGAATTCACTAGATCAAGCCGATGAATTAACGTCGGAACAAAAAGCGGATGTGAAGATTATCGAATCAACACAATCGGCGGTGAATGGAAAAATTCCACAAGACTTTACCAATGAAAATACCAGCATTAATTATAAAAG CattcatgaaaaattgtttgGATTAGGTGAAGACGTATTTGGTTATAG cAATCTCTTAGAAAAAACTACGGATGGAATACTTAAAGCGGCTAAATTAGGAGATCTTAAAATG CTAAAAGAACTACACTCTCAAGGATATTCCTTGTTATCCATTGATTCACAAGGGCAAACGGCATTACATTATGGTGCAAGATATGGTCATAaagatattgtaaaatatttgattgctaGTGCTCcaacatcaattttaaatatggcTGATAATGATAA ggGTCAAACAGCATTACATAAAGCTGCATCATACAAACGACGAAGTATATGCTGCATGTTGGTAGCTGGCGGTGCTTCGTTAACAATACGCGATCATCGTGGTGCCACCCCTCGCTTATTAGCCCTCGCAGCCGAAGATAATGAATTAGCTGCATATTTAGAAA gtcaaGAACATTTCCAACTTGTTTCTGAAGATCTAGAAACTGTTGTTTGA
- the LOC123294205 gene encoding nose resistant to fluoxetine protein 6-like produces the protein MWALKMFDSSAKLPSGILNGNINQFGDFDQCLSIHKELSSEEDDVYGKYCLANVQFTLTYPSEYMKEIDSLIHSHYIIKSNISDFGHRVPRFSSISWGICLPSGCTSQHLQNEMYQELQKTFPTNVEIAVKIDEKMCSTSPKYKAIHDKFELSLGFLISGILFGILFVLTILGMFIDVNQENDSKLLKFIKCFSLHKNITQLTKIDSRDEIRSVHGLRCLNAIALLLVHKSMALLYSPYINRTAMTENLGLPWSIIGRSAIVYTDSFILLSGLLNGHAFLKELQASGNINFVKKIIARIFRMLPSMAALILFCTYFLPNLPFLSSGPLWPQVINVHSELCKQNMWRNFLFIHNYFGFENMCLTHTHQIGMDMQLFLLCPIFVYLLWKNMKYGLYLMAGVATASTILRGWAGYYYNLAPIVFNGVKLQQLFDTANYSYILPTHRITIYLFGILAAYILNKNRKIAFTSFQVRFFWTLGALFALTTVIGPYPLATKAYVYSPVHAAWYNAISPIVWGLFIFWGLIAINNGNGGWFGNFMDWNKFQIFSRIAYSFYLTQFPIFFYNIGRRRNSETFKSHMLVEPCEVAFIILFSIALTLFVEMPFINIHRLICGSESSKDKRKKLESDVSQGDEKKLQ, from the exons ATGTGGGCACTCAAAA tgtTTGATTCTTCGGCAAAATTACCATCCGGTATTTTAAATggtaatataaatcaatttggTGATTTTGATCAATGCTTATCAATTCATAAGGAGTTATCAAGTGAAGAAGATGATGTTTATGGAAAATATTGTTTGGCAAACGTTCAATTTACATTGACATATCCAAGTGAATACATGAAGGAGATCGATTCGTTAATACATTcgcattatattattaaaagtaatatttcagAC tttggaCATCGTGTTCCACGGTTTAGTTCAATAAGTTGGGGCATATGTTTACCATCCGGTTGTACATCAcaacatttacaaaatgaaatgtaccaagaattacaaaaaacttttcCGACCAATGTTGAGATTGCAGTTAAAATTGACGAGAAAATGTGTTCAACATCACCAAAATATAAAGCAATCCatgataaatttgaattatcatTAGGATTCCTGATTTCAGG AATATTATTTGGAATACTATTTGTTCTTACAATATTGGGAATGTTTATTGATGTAAATCAGGAAAATGATA gtaaattattgaaattcataaaatgCTTCTCACTACACAAGAACATAACACAATTAACTAAAATCGATAGTCGTGATGAGATCCGTAGCGTGCATGGTTTACGATGTTTAAATGCCATTGCGTTGTTACTTGTACATAAATCTATGGCTTTATTATACAGTCCGTATATTAATCGAACTGCAATGACTGAA AATTTAGGATTACCATGGTCAATAATTGGACGATCTGCAATTGTATATAcagattcttttattttattaagtggATTATTAAATGGGCATGCCTTTTTAAAAGAGCTTCAAGCCAGTGGAAAcattaattttgtgaaaaaaattattgcaagaATATTTAG aatGTTACCATCAATGGCTGCTTTAATactattttgtacatatttcttacccaatttaccatttttatcaTCAGGACCATTATGGCCACAAGTAATCAATGTTCATTCAGAATTATGTAAACAGAATATGTGGCgtaatttcttatttatacataattattttggatttgaaaatatg tgCCTGACTCACACTCATCAAATTGGTATGGATatgcaattatttttactatgtcccatatttgtttatttgttatggAAGAACATGAAATATGGATTATACTTAATGGCTGGTGTTGCAACTGCGTCCACCATATTACGTGGATGGGCTGGTTATTACTATAATTTAGCAccaattgtttttaatggagTCAA ATTACAGCAACTGTTTGACACAGCAAATTATTCATACATTCTGCCAACACATCGAATAACAATTTACTTATTTGGAATTTTAGCtgcatatattttgaataaaaatcggAAAATCGCATTCACAAGT TTCCAAGTACGATTCTTCTGGACTCTTGGTGCCCTTTTTGCACTCACCACAGTTATTGGTCCATATCCATTAGCTACAAAAGCATATGTTTATAGTCCAGTACATGCAGCATGGTATAATGCCATCTCTCCAATTGTTTGgggattatttatattttggggTTTAATTGCTATTAATAACGGCAATGGTGGTTGGTTTGGAAATTTCATGGATtggaataaatttcaaatattttctcgaATTGCCTATTCATTCTATTTAACacaatttccaatatttttttataatattggtcGACGTCGAAATTCGGAGACGTTCAAATCGCATATGTTG GTGGAACCTTGCGAAgttgcttttattattttattttctatagccCTTACATTATTTGTGGAAATGCCTTTCATAAATATTCATCGATTAATATGTGGTAGTGAAAGTAGTAAAG ataaaaggaaaaaattagaGAGTGATGTGTCGCAAGGCGATGAAAAGAAATTACAGTAA
- the LOC123294206 gene encoding larval cuticle protein A2B-like codes for MAFKLLAVTACILAVTKAIPVSPQYAYAQPAQVAYAQPAQVAYAHAPLQKVAVAKQVIEDYDANPQYSYGYDIQDHLTGDSKSQQETRNGDVVQGSYSLIDPDGVKRTVEYTADPHNGFNAVVHREQLSGHQVVKAVAPAQVAYAAQPAKVAYAAQPAYYQHH; via the exons ATGGCTTTTAAg cttCTTGCGGTCACTGCATGTATATTAGCAGTAACAAAAGCTATTCCAGTAAGTCCACAATATGCTTACGCTCAACCCGCTCAAGTAGCATACGCACAGCCCGCCCAAGTTGCTTATGCACATGCTCCTTTACAAAAAGTAGCTGTTGCCAAACAAGTAATCGAAGATTACGATGCAAATCCACAATACAGTTATGGATATGATATTCAAGATCATTTAACTGGTGATAGTAAAAGTCAACAAGAGACACGTAATGGTGATGTTGTGCAGGGGAGCTACTCATTAATCGATCCAGATGGTGTGAAACGTACCGTAGAATATACAGCAGATCCACATAATGGATTTAATGCAGTTGTACATCGTGAGCAATTGAGTGGTCACCAAGTTGTCAAAGCTGTTGCACCAGCTCAAGTTGCATATGCAGCTCAACCTGCCAAGGTTGCATACGCTGCTCAACCGGCGTATTATCaacatcattaa
- the LOC123292369 gene encoding integrator complex subunit 10 translates to MIVEEPKVDSLSDEDYVIFKAKYALKTDPILAKTWMITAKTLYPNNFSVQFEAYLVEKNAKNIKDAAKSLSEIVSSFQQHSELWKEIDAMTSALRLDHDSLDKDNKFLCDMFKYIPSDIQHQILLLTADRCEDTMEHCRLLLLLLEKFPHTISTHAPKLVDTLMTAEKHSHFGNQPINPYRRLLVCDLLTLLGLSNAKIDLPAKLMYKLLNKAIEYYLCCIAAPTSVETEPGDMPWNKLFNVLELTGRILGWDPSLTSFDQNWNKENYWYKFSSFFKTHKTMLVDDVIIKQIIYSSTLFFLYCLHEYTALSQNSTQFTLVEAFTDASLPRVVMETTKSSKRRKIEEDINQPILTIDKPASNTALTNFIMAANCWEMLHSSEIIQREFSKLTSNLKLEQSLNNFILDFAMYKGHYEDALLRLQEDRPVEPIAVLTRNLRIASILFFQKYYGQCFDQIYAIIKTLQRNQMGVLSQNLTVGGIQRHLHFLPLNYLTVVQYCVRLIICGIKDSINKNSINKIPVFNDLALGCLLVLIQLDWPQQEDILPIITSTITQRGTFHYPLLQKHVVNVDILEELMYLWTDQGGNAVLDIFLTPQSLSNQRRIGTRGADKGVKEDFKQAMRRQVIRSNDPIDQVVTNFILGERVHISQCLG, encoded by the exons atgaTTGTCGAAGAACCGAAAGTAGATTCTCTTTCAGATGAagattatgttatttttaaagcaaaatatGCACTTAAAACTGATCCGATTTTGGCTAAAACATGGATGATTACAGCTAAAACATTATATCCGAATAATTTTTCTGTGCAG ttcGAAGCGtatttagttgaaaaaaatgcgaaaaatattaaagatgcAGCAAAAAGTTTAAGTGAGat agtGAGTAGTTTTCAACAACAttcggaattgtggaaagaaaTAGATGCAATGACTTCGGCCTTACGTCTCGATCATGATAGTTTagataaagataataaatttttatgtgatatgTTCAAGTACATTCCATCAG atatccaacatcaaattttattattaacggCTGATCGATGTGAGGATACCATGGAACATTGTAGACTTTTGTTACTTCTTCTAGAAAAATTTCCACATACTATATCAACACATGCg ccTAAGTTAGTAGATACATTAATGACGGCTGAAAAACACAGCCATTTTGGAAATCAACCGATAAATCCATATAGACGATTACTGGTGTGCGATTTACTGACACTTTTAGGTTTATCGAATGCTAAAATTGATTTACCAGCGAAGTTAATGTATAAGTTACTAAATAAAGCTAtcgaatattatttatgctGTATTGCTGCTCCTACCAGTGTG GAAACTGAGCCTGGAGATATGCCttggaataaattatttaacgttTTAGAATTAACCGGTCGTATTTTAGGTTGGGATCCAAGTTTAACATCATTTGATCAGAATTG gaataaagaaaattattggtataaattttcatcatttttcaaaacACACAAAACCATGTTAGTCGATGatgtaattattaaacaaattatatactcGTCAACCTTGTTTTTCTTGTATTGTCTTCATGAATATACAGCGCTGTCACAAAATTCAACACAATTTACATTAGTTGAAGCTTTCACAG ATGCAAGTTTACCGCGAGTAGTTATGGAAACTACAAAATCTAGTAAACGTAGAAAGATTGAAGAAGATATTAATCAGCCAATCTTGACAATAGACAAACCGGCTTCAAATACTGCTctgacaaattttattatggcCGCCAATTGTTGGGAAATGTTACATTCATCAGAAATCATTCAGCGag AATTCAGCAAACTtacaagtaatttaaaattggaacaatcattaaataatttcatattggaTTTTGCAATGTACAAAGGACATTATGAAGATGCTTTATTACGCTTACAAGAAGATCGTCCAGTTGAACCTATTGCTGTGTTAACACGTAATTTACGTATTGCATCAATACTTTTCTTCCAAAAATATTACGGG caATGCTTCGATCAAATTTATGCgattattaaaacattacaaCGAAATCAAATGGGTGTGTTGAGTCAAAATTTAACAGTCGGCGGTATACAAcgacatttacattttttaccattaaattatttaacagttGTTCAATATTGTGTGCGATTGATTATTTGTGGGATTAag gacagtataaataaaaatagtattaataaaataccagTTTTTAACGATTTAGCATTGGGATGTTTGTTGGTTTTAATTCAACTAGATTGGCCGCAACAAGAGGATATATTACCAATTATAACGTCTACAATTACTCAACGTGGAACTTTTCATTATCCATTATTGCag aaacaTGTTGTAAATGTTGATATCTTGGAAGAACTAATGTATCTTTGGACAGATCAGGGTGGAAATGctgttttagatatttttctaaCCCCACAATCATTGAG taACCAAAGAAGAATTGGTACTAGGGGTGCTGATAAAGGTGTTAAAGAAGATTTTAAGCAAGCAATGCGACGTCAAGTTATTCGTAGCAACGATCCAATTGATCAAgttgtaacaaattttatattaggtGAACGTGTACATATTTCACAATGTTTAGGTTAG